One window of the Rhodothermales bacterium genome contains the following:
- a CDS encoding HipA domain-containing protein yields MQPVVAGRISHTTDGLQFNYGQSYLERAEAIPLSSRELPLREGLQPLLPGLLMPGCIRDASPDAWGRRVLLNKLAGKRGPDADPVSVGELTYLLESGSDRIGALDFQRSATEYTPRSGDTAKLDDLMEAADRIERGLPLPEGLDTALLHGSSIGGARPKSTLMDGETPFIAKFSSSSDHFPVVKAEFVAMRLAARAGLDVADVRLMQSAGRDVLLVKRFDRGPVPGGYHRRLMQSALTLLELDEMMARYASYERFADVIRHSFANPRATLHELFARLVFNILCGNTDDHARNHAAFWDGQTLRLTPAYDICPQLRSGGEATQAMLIHGENRFSRLDVCLDAARVFHLSHAEARGIVERQLEAIRAHWSEVADEACLATAERDFLWGRQFLNPYAFGK; encoded by the coding sequence GTGCAGCCCGTCGTAGCCGGTCGGATTTCCCACACGACGGATGGTCTGCAATTCAACTATGGACAGAGTTATCTCGAACGGGCCGAGGCTATTCCGCTCTCGTCACGGGAACTGCCATTGCGAGAAGGACTGCAGCCGCTCCTGCCCGGACTCCTCATGCCTGGATGCATCCGTGATGCCTCCCCCGATGCATGGGGCCGACGTGTCCTTCTGAACAAATTGGCTGGCAAGCGAGGACCCGATGCCGATCCCGTGTCCGTGGGAGAGTTGACCTATCTGTTGGAATCCGGATCGGACCGGATTGGGGCACTCGACTTCCAACGATCCGCTACCGAGTACACCCCCCGTTCCGGGGATACCGCCAAGTTGGATGATCTGATGGAGGCGGCCGATCGCATTGAGCGCGGCTTACCACTTCCGGAGGGACTGGATACGGCTTTGTTGCACGGTTCGTCCATTGGCGGTGCTCGGCCCAAGTCTACGCTGATGGATGGTGAGACGCCCTTCATTGCCAAATTTTCGTCGAGCTCGGACCACTTCCCGGTCGTCAAGGCCGAGTTCGTCGCCATGCGTCTGGCCGCCCGTGCCGGGCTGGATGTGGCTGATGTCCGACTGATGCAGTCAGCGGGTCGGGACGTCCTGTTGGTCAAGCGATTCGACCGTGGGCCTGTCCCGGGTGGATACCATCGTCGGCTCATGCAGTCGGCTCTGACCCTGCTGGAGTTGGATGAGATGATGGCTCGGTATGCCAGCTATGAACGATTCGCCGACGTCATCCGCCACTCGTTTGCCAATCCGCGGGCCACCTTGCATGAGTTGTTCGCCCGTCTGGTATTCAACATCCTGTGTGGAAATACGGATGATCATGCGCGCAATCATGCTGCGTTCTGGGATGGTCAAACATTGCGTCTGACACCGGCCTACGACATCTGTCCACAGCTCCGAAGTGGAGGAGAGGCAACCCAGGCCATGCTCATCCACGGAGAAAATCGATTCAGCAGACTGGATGTCTGTCTGGATGCGGCCCGGGTATTCCATTTGTCACACGCTGAAGCACGTGGAATAGTAGAGCGCCAGTTGGAAGCCATTCGGGCGCATTGGAGTGAGGTGGCGGACGAGGCCTGCCTGGCCACGGCCGAGCGCGACTTTCTCTGGGGAAGGCAATTCCTGAATCCGTACGCGTTCGGAAAATGA